The following proteins are encoded in a genomic region of Periophthalmus magnuspinnatus isolate fPerMag1 chromosome 21, fPerMag1.2.pri, whole genome shotgun sequence:
- the atp5mc3a gene encoding ATP synthase membrane subunit c locus 3a translates to MYACAKFVSTPALVRAGSRALYRPISASVLSRPDVQTEKSAVVLPQSTISQVTLRSFQTSAVSRDIDTAAKFIGAGAATVGVAGSGAGIGTVFGSLIIGYARNPSLKQQLFSYAILGFALSEAMGLFCLMVAFLILFAM, encoded by the exons ATGTATGCCTGCGCAAAGTTTGTCTCCACGCCGGCTTTG GTCCGTGCTGGTTCCCGGGCTCTGTACAGGCCCatctctgcttctgtgctgtcTCGACCAGATGTCCAAACAGAG AAGAGTGCAGTTGTGCTCCCACAGAGCACCATCTCCCAGGTAACACTGAGGAGCTTTCAGACCAGTGCTGTGAGCAGGGACATCGACACTGCAGCTAAGTTCATTGGTGCTGGAGCTGCCACAGTTGGAGTAGCTGGATCTGGAGCTGGTATCGGCACAGTCTTTGGCAGTCTCATCATTGGCTATGCTAG gaaccCATCTTTGAAACAGCAGCTGTTCTCTTATGCCATCCTGGGATTTGCCCTGTCTGAAGCTATGGGACTGTTCTGTTTGATGGTTGCTTTCCTTATCCTGTTTGCAATGTAA